From the Spirochaetales bacterium genome, one window contains:
- a CDS encoding phospholipid carrier-dependent glycosyltransferase, with protein MKKVALTVFVSLLLCVFTFGEENLVLNGDFENIYMDLPVHWTKDAWQTKDGYTRYYSESDGAISGSSYVTIENVNSNDARLVQTVIVKPLTVYRLSCRIKAENIGEKRTGANLSVMRANFFEISKDVRDTAGTWEYREFYVRTGPDQKTMTVAVRLGNFGNDNTGKASFDDFRLEEVKDTYGLEVKDIVSEDELAVFKKENGESNIIYIALSVVLFSVVIGFLIYFLLIKPRLKPGVGSLFTGIERGKDGTVSYSWRDVALAGILTGAYAITAFLNLGSLSAPQTYWRPASRGENVIVDFGKEQTVRRIYYFQGLVGGHGPDAKYEVDASPDGETWSHITSMGPDTIYYWYYKVTNVKARYMKITVEKPRSWLMEVVFTGEDITKPLPIVSVEAGDGLSQLDEGSIDNLFDEQDTFDPRPSHFSGMSPGFDEQYHGRTAMEHIQGRNPYEDTHPPLGKLIIALGILIFGMVPFGWRFMGTFFGILMVPLMYAFGKQLFKKTEYAFFAAFLMAVDFMHFTQTRIATIDTYGVFFIILMTYFMYRYYQTSYYRMKFYRTLIPLLLSGVCFGLGAASKWIAVYAVIGLFIIGILALVKKWTEYRMMKDRLASGEFESAPEEQLRVETVTGRFWLYTMTTIVLGVVVFFFVIPVTIYTLAFLPLWAVPEIGKNPHNPSFLGWVYSTVWGMIDYHSRNMEHPFVSRWWEWPIMTRPMWYHVANGLPPGQTQRLYAFGNPAVWWTGSLAAVVITIVSFFGCFVRFYLVMDRSPGNLTIKKVLFRFLREGFTKGDGRIVILIALGSQYLPWVISPRTCTFIYHFFASVPFIILCIIYCVRAAKERLVPFIERKMRDGIRKNMVIKGINVTIYVYFLIALILFIMFYPIIAGVPFDTNYIRFWLQWIPNWRFV; from the coding sequence ATGAAGAAGGTTGCACTCACGGTTTTTGTTTCCCTGTTGCTTTGTGTCTTTACCTTTGGCGAAGAAAATCTCGTACTCAACGGAGATTTCGAGAATATCTATATGGACCTTCCCGTCCACTGGACAAAGGACGCCTGGCAGACAAAAGACGGATATACCCGTTATTACAGTGAATCAGACGGTGCCATTTCCGGGTCGTCTTATGTCACCATCGAAAATGTCAATTCGAACGACGCGCGGCTTGTACAGACGGTGATCGTGAAACCGCTGACCGTGTACCGGCTTTCCTGCCGGATTAAAGCGGAAAATATCGGAGAAAAGAGAACCGGCGCCAACCTCAGCGTCATGCGCGCGAATTTCTTCGAAATATCGAAAGACGTCAGGGACACCGCCGGTACATGGGAATACCGCGAGTTTTATGTGCGGACCGGTCCCGATCAAAAGACAATGACTGTCGCTGTCAGACTCGGTAATTTCGGGAACGACAATACGGGAAAGGCGTCATTCGACGACTTCCGGCTCGAGGAAGTCAAAGACACATACGGTCTTGAGGTCAAGGATATCGTCAGTGAGGACGAGCTTGCCGTCTTTAAAAAAGAGAACGGCGAATCGAACATCATATATATCGCCCTCAGCGTCGTTCTGTTTTCCGTCGTCATCGGTTTTCTCATATACTTTTTACTGATCAAGCCCCGATTGAAACCAGGTGTCGGCTCGCTTTTTACCGGTATCGAGCGGGGAAAAGACGGCACGGTGTCCTATTCATGGAGGGACGTGGCCCTTGCCGGCATTTTGACCGGTGCGTATGCAATTACCGCTTTCTTGAATCTCGGCTCTCTTTCGGCCCCGCAGACCTACTGGCGGCCCGCGTCGCGGGGTGAAAATGTCATCGTCGATTTCGGAAAAGAACAGACCGTGCGGCGTATCTACTATTTCCAGGGCCTGGTCGGCGGGCACGGGCCGGACGCGAAATACGAGGTCGACGCGTCACCGGACGGCGAAACCTGGTCGCATATCACCTCCATGGGACCGGATACGATCTACTACTGGTATTACAAGGTGACGAACGTAAAAGCCAGGTACATGAAGATCACGGTCGAAAAACCGCGTTCATGGCTTATGGAAGTCGTTTTCACCGGTGAAGATATCACGAAACCGCTTCCAATCGTATCCGTCGAGGCGGGAGACGGGTTGAGTCAGCTGGATGAAGGTTCCATCGATAACCTCTTTGACGAACAGGACACCTTTGACCCCCGGCCTTCGCACTTCAGCGGTATGTCTCCCGGGTTCGACGAACAGTACCACGGCAGGACGGCGATGGAACACATTCAGGGACGGAATCCGTACGAAGACACCCACCCGCCGCTCGGGAAACTCATTATCGCGCTGGGTATCCTCATTTTCGGGATGGTTCCTTTCGGGTGGCGATTCATGGGTACCTTTTTCGGCATCCTCATGGTGCCGCTTATGTACGCCTTCGGAAAGCAGCTTTTCAAAAAAACGGAGTACGCCTTTTTCGCCGCTTTCCTCATGGCCGTCGATTTCATGCACTTTACCCAGACGAGAATCGCGACCATCGATACATACGGCGTGTTTTTTATCATACTCATGACCTATTTCATGTACCGTTATTACCAGACGAGCTATTACCGGATGAAGTTCTACCGCACCCTCATCCCGCTTCTCCTCTCCGGCGTCTGCTTCGGTCTGGGGGCGGCAAGCAAATGGATCGCCGTGTACGCGGTCATCGGGCTGTTCATTATCGGGATACTGGCGCTCGTGAAAAAGTGGACCGAATACAGAATGATGAAGGACCGGCTCGCCTCGGGTGAATTCGAATCCGCCCCGGAAGAACAACTGCGGGTCGAAACAGTGACCGGCCGCTTCTGGCTGTATACGATGACGACAATTGTCCTCGGCGTCGTCGTCTTTTTCTTCGTCATCCCCGTCACCATCTACACCCTCGCCTTTCTTCCTCTCTGGGCGGTACCGGAAATCGGGAAAAACCCGCATAACCCCTCGTTTCTGGGGTGGGTGTACAGCACCGTCTGGGGGATGATCGATTACCATTCACGGAATATGGAACATCCCTTTGTATCGCGCTGGTGGGAATGGCCCATTATGACAAGACCGATGTGGTACCATGTGGCGAACGGTCTGCCCCCCGGCCAGACCCAGCGTCTCTACGCGTTCGGCAACCCGGCCGTCTGGTGGACGGGAAGCCTCGCCGCGGTCGTGATCACGATTGTGTCGTTTTTCGGCTGTTTTGTCCGGTTTTACCTCGTTATGGACAGATCCCCGGGCAATCTCACCATAAAAAAGGTGCTTTTCCGTTTTTTGCGCGAAGGTTTCACGAAGGGTGACGGACGGATCGTTATCCTGATCGCACTTGGATCCCAGTACCTTCCCTGGGTAATCTCTCCGCGGACCTGTACCTTCATTTATCATTTTTTCGCGAGTGTCCCCTTTATCATCTTATGCATCATCTACTGCGTCAGGGCGGCAAAGGAAAGATTAGTACCGTTTATCGAACGAAAGATGCGGGACGGAATCCGTAAAAATATGGTGATAAAAGGAATCAACGTGACGATTTACGTATATTTTCTCATCGCCCTCATTCTCTTTATCATGTTTTATCCGATTATCGCCGGAGTTCCTTTTGACACGAACTATATCAGATTCTGGCTTCAATGGATTCCGAACTGGCGTTTTGTCTGA
- a CDS encoding YjbQ family protein — translation MKVYTKKLTFHMPEGHIVRDITDDIRRVVGESGVNNGQVTVQAGRSVCAITTLEYEPGCLSDLETALEKFAPRHDFYEHSKRWHDDNGHAHIRSAVMGPSETFVIMDGEICIETWQQIIFCDYCPNDHPRWEVYTSVIGE, via the coding sequence ATGAAGGTATACACAAAAAAGCTGACATTTCATATGCCGGAAGGCCACATCGTGCGTGATATCACGGACGATATCCGCCGCGTCGTCGGGGAATCGGGCGTCAACAACGGCCAGGTGACCGTTCAGGCGGGAAGAAGCGTCTGCGCGATAACCACACTCGAATACGAACCGGGATGTCTTTCCGATCTCGAGACGGCACTCGAAAAATTCGCCCCCAGGCACGATTTTTACGAACACTCGAAGCGATGGCACGACGACAACGGCCATGCCCATATCCGTTCGGCCGTCATGGGACCTTCCGAAACCTTTGTGATCATGGACGGTGAAATCTGTATCGAAACATGGCAGCAGATCATCTTCTGCGATTATTGCCCGAACGATCATCCCCGGTGGGAAGTGTATACGAGTGTCATAGGAGAGTAA